A window from Symbiopectobacterium purcellii encodes these proteins:
- a CDS encoding peroxidase-related enzyme (This protein belongs to a clade of uncharacterized proteins related to peroxidases such as the alkylhydroperoxidase AhpD.), translated as MSIKNVKTKNISWLKLKNTTTTPETEKLFEDSIETRGFIRNMQAVLGQFPAVLLAQDALSRALTVEYEGGLNGKERELIALVVSVQNRCRPCVWGHAAKLRQITGDALWVGGIEVNYRDAELSPRERAIADYVQKLTEAPETVEEHDLAPLRASGVTEQEIIEVVAIAAYFNFSNRINSGLGVQPNPEPFLSFR; from the coding sequence ATGTCCATCAAGAATGTGAAAACAAAGAATATCTCTTGGTTAAAACTGAAAAATACAACAACGACGCCAGAGACAGAAAAGCTATTCGAAGACTCCATCGAAACACGCGGTTTTATCCGCAACATGCAGGCGGTATTGGGACAATTTCCTGCCGTGTTGCTGGCACAGGATGCACTCAGCCGTGCTCTGACGGTGGAATACGAGGGAGGATTGAACGGTAAAGAGCGTGAATTGATTGCGTTGGTGGTGAGCGTACAGAACCGTTGCCGTCCTTGCGTTTGGGGACACGCGGCGAAATTGCGCCAGATCACCGGCGATGCACTCTGGGTTGGCGGTATCGAAGTGAACTACCGTGATGCAGAATTAAGCCCACGTGAGCGGGCGATAGCCGATTATGTGCAAAAGTTGACGGAAGCGCCGGAAACCGTAGAAGAGCACGATTTGGCACCGCTGCGCGCAAGCGGCGTCACGGAGCAGGAGATTATCGAGGTGGTTGCTATCGCTGCTTATTTCAACTTCAGTAACCGCATTAACAGCGGGCTTGGCGTCCAACCCAACCCAGAGCCATTCCTTTCATTCCGCTAA
- a CDS encoding ABC transporter substrate-binding protein, whose translation MPKYIRFLKDIRFLTRLLIGTLLLGGSLAYAAEPVRGGTLIAVINPAPSVLSSAINNHFSVNAVSPNVFDGLLSYDKEMNPQPSLALSWDTSADGLSVRFNLRPNVKWHDGEPFTSQDIRYSALELWKKLHPRGRTTFANLVDVETPDPLTAIFKLSQPSPILLSALSAAESQVLPAHLYQGSDPLKNPHNIAPIGTGPFRFVSWRRGEFIELARNENYWDQGKPYLDKLIFRLIPDDASRAAAFETGEVKYGPFDPVPLADIARLKKNPTLKITSEGYNWLSPFFTFEFNTQDPILRQVNVRQALAYAIDRQGLIDSAWYGIGKVATSPVPHYQKYFTNDVPHYAYDAKKAEQLLDAAGYPRGANGERFSLFFDYEGNNESLQNTAEFLRQNLKQVGVTLKLRTQDTPSYYRRIYTDYDFQTRAGQFSAMIDPAMGLYRLYGTDSIVKGVPNTNGARYSNPTLDAIIKTTQTDTNPANRLKAFHEWQRIAMTDLPNLPLFELQRQTVYSAHLHGISDTPDQTFSSLKNVWLDKEGQ comes from the coding sequence ATGCCTAAGTACATCCGTTTTCTAAAGGACATTCGTTTTCTGACACGCCTGTTAATAGGGACTCTGCTGTTGGGCGGCAGTCTGGCCTACGCCGCCGAACCGGTGCGCGGTGGCACACTGATCGCGGTCATCAATCCAGCACCGAGCGTGTTGAGCAGTGCCATTAACAATCATTTCTCGGTTAACGCGGTATCGCCCAATGTGTTCGATGGTCTGCTTTCTTACGACAAAGAGATGAACCCGCAGCCGAGCCTGGCGCTGAGTTGGGACACCTCCGCAGACGGTCTCTCCGTGCGCTTCAACTTGCGCCCCAATGTAAAATGGCACGATGGCGAACCCTTTACTTCACAGGATATTCGTTACAGCGCGTTGGAACTGTGGAAAAAACTGCACCCACGTGGACGTACCACCTTTGCCAATCTGGTGGATGTAGAAACGCCCGATCCACTGACAGCGATCTTTAAACTGTCTCAACCGTCACCGATCTTGCTCAGCGCACTGAGTGCGGCAGAATCGCAGGTATTGCCCGCGCATCTGTATCAGGGCAGCGATCCGCTGAAAAACCCACACAATATTGCGCCGATCGGCACCGGTCCGTTCCGTTTTGTGAGCTGGCGTCGGGGCGAGTTCATCGAGTTGGCGCGTAATGAAAACTATTGGGATCAGGGCAAACCCTATCTCGATAAGCTGATTTTCCGCCTGATCCCGGACGATGCGTCACGCGCTGCGGCGTTTGAAACCGGAGAGGTAAAATACGGTCCGTTCGATCCGGTTCCACTGGCCGATATTGCCCGGTTGAAAAAAAATCCGACGCTGAAAATTACCAGCGAAGGCTATAACTGGCTCTCGCCATTCTTTACCTTTGAATTCAACACGCAAGACCCGATTCTGCGGCAAGTCAACGTGCGACAGGCGCTGGCGTACGCGATTGACCGTCAGGGCTTGATCGACAGTGCGTGGTACGGCATTGGTAAAGTGGCTACCAGCCCTGTTCCGCATTATCAAAAATATTTCACCAATGATGTGCCACATTATGCCTATGACGCCAAGAAGGCGGAGCAACTGCTGGATGCGGCAGGCTACCCGCGCGGTGCCAACGGTGAGCGCTTCTCGCTGTTCTTCGACTATGAAGGTAATAATGAATCCTTGCAGAATACCGCAGAGTTTTTGCGCCAGAACCTGAAACAGGTCGGTGTAACGCTAAAACTGCGCACACAGGATACCCCAAGCTACTACCGTCGAATTTACACCGATTATGATTTCCAAACCCGTGCCGGGCAGTTCTCCGCGATGATCGATCCGGCCATGGGGCTATACCGCCTGTACGGCACTGACTCGATTGTCAAAGGTGTGCCCAACACCAACGGGGCGCGTTATTCCAACCCGACGTTGGATGCGATTATCAAAACCACACAAACCGATACTAACCCCGCTAACCGCCTGAAGGCGTTCCATGAATGGCAACGCATTGCGATGACAGATTTGCCTAACCTGCCGCTGTTCGAGTTACAGCGGCAGACCGTATACAGCGCGCACCTGCACGGCATCAGCGACACGCCAGACCAAACTTTCAGTTCACTGAAAAATGTCTGGCTGGATAAGGAGGGCCAGTAA
- a CDS encoding ketopantoate reductase family protein, producing the protein MSERILIIGAGAIGSYLGAYLTRAGRQVTLIDPWAENVETIRRDGVSLEGLTPEEHFTVPLNVLHLGDAQRLHREPPFDIGLVALKSYDTLWATQFIRPFIRPEGVIASAQNCINDARVASVAGKENTLGIVITIAAELYAPGKVRRGNQRGVPGTLRVGEFGGGITPRLQRVGELLQPVDTVLVTPDLYAHRWTKLSINAMRNSIAAASGLTGNDLIRHERVRRFAIRLGGEAAQVGLAQGLALDTINRSTPEGLVKAAQGDAHALAEAEANFLSYVELGTQSEHQRPSMGQDIRRQRRTEIDYMNGLIVEVGQQVGVPTPANAAIVDAIHQIERGQLSPSPELIVQLDESLQR; encoded by the coding sequence ATGTCTGAACGTATTTTAATTATCGGTGCGGGGGCGATTGGCAGCTATCTTGGCGCCTATCTGACCCGCGCTGGGCGTCAGGTCACGCTTATCGATCCCTGGGCCGAGAATGTCGAGACGATCCGGCGTGACGGCGTGTCGTTGGAAGGACTGACGCCGGAAGAGCATTTCACCGTGCCGTTAAACGTTCTTCACCTCGGCGACGCACAGCGTCTGCACCGGGAACCTCCGTTTGATATTGGGCTGGTGGCGCTCAAGTCTTACGATACGCTGTGGGCCACCCAGTTTATCCGTCCCTTTATCCGACCGGAGGGCGTGATTGCTTCTGCGCAGAATTGTATCAACGATGCGCGCGTGGCGTCGGTTGCCGGCAAGGAGAATACGCTGGGCATTGTCATTACCATCGCTGCTGAGCTGTATGCACCGGGCAAGGTGCGTCGCGGTAATCAGCGCGGTGTGCCGGGAACGTTGCGCGTGGGCGAGTTTGGCGGTGGCATTACGCCGCGTTTGCAGCGTGTGGGGGAGCTGTTACAGCCTGTCGATACGGTGCTGGTGACGCCTGACCTGTACGCCCACCGTTGGACCAAACTCAGCATCAATGCGATGCGTAATTCGATTGCCGCCGCCAGCGGCCTGACCGGTAACGATCTGATTCGTCATGAACGGGTTCGGCGCTTTGCCATTCGGTTAGGAGGGGAAGCGGCACAGGTAGGATTGGCGCAAGGGCTGGCACTGGATACCATAAACCGCAGCACGCCAGAGGGATTGGTTAAGGCGGCACAGGGCGATGCGCACGCGCTGGCGGAGGCCGAGGCCAACTTTTTGTCTTATGTGGAACTCGGGACACAAAGTGAACACCAGCGTCCCTCTATGGGGCAGGATATCCGCCGCCAGCGGCGCACCGAAATCGATTATATGAACGGCCTTATCGTTGAGGTCGGCCAACAGGTTGGGGTGCCTACTCCGGCGAATGCCGCGATTGTTGATGCTATCCATCAGATTGAGCGCGGGCAGCTTTCACCCTCACCAGAATTGATCGTCCAGTTGGATGAATCATTGCAGCGCTAA
- a CDS encoding ABC transporter permease, translating to MKIRPDVHLNVYLRIGFYLLAGLLVIAACAGLLFPGDPQAMVGPRTLWPLQNAQFPLGTDQLGRDVAAQLAHGARVSLAIGFGAALIATVIGVSVGAAAGYLGGWYDDVLIRICEYFQTIPTFLFSMVLVALLSPSLGSVALAIGLTSWTEIARLTRAEVFKIRHADYVLAAETMGICHLSIVRQHILPNSAAPVIVMISVVIAHAILVEAALAFLGLGDPNTVSWGAMIRNARPLLRTAWYLIALPGLAIFITVMSFTLLSNGLTDLLNPHKGNPHKGVTK from the coding sequence ATGAAAATTCGCCCCGACGTTCATCTTAATGTGTATCTACGCATTGGGTTCTACCTGCTAGCAGGGCTGTTGGTTATCGCCGCCTGCGCCGGCCTGCTGTTCCCCGGCGATCCCCAGGCGATGGTGGGACCGCGTACGCTGTGGCCGCTGCAAAATGCACAATTTCCATTAGGCACCGATCAACTCGGGCGCGACGTGGCCGCGCAGTTGGCACACGGCGCGCGGGTATCATTAGCCATTGGTTTCGGTGCTGCGCTGATTGCCACGGTGATTGGCGTCAGCGTGGGTGCTGCCGCAGGCTATCTCGGCGGGTGGTATGACGATGTGCTGATTCGAATTTGCGAATATTTCCAAACCATCCCGACCTTTCTGTTTTCAATGGTGCTGGTCGCGCTGCTCTCTCCGTCGCTGGGCAGCGTGGCGCTGGCAATCGGCCTTACGTCATGGACCGAAATTGCGCGTCTGACCCGCGCCGAAGTGTTCAAAATCCGTCACGCCGATTATGTACTGGCCGCCGAAACCATGGGCATCTGCCATCTCAGCATCGTGCGTCAGCACATCCTGCCGAACAGTGCCGCGCCGGTCATCGTGATGATTTCCGTGGTGATTGCCCATGCCATTCTGGTCGAAGCCGCCCTCGCGTTTCTCGGTCTGGGCGATCCCAATACCGTGTCGTGGGGCGCGATGATTCGCAACGCCAGACCGCTACTGAGAACCGCCTGGTATCTCATCGCACTGCCGGGATTGGCAATCTTTATCACCGTCATGAGCTTTACGTTGTTAAGCAACGGCCTTACGGACCTGCTCAATCCACATAAGGGTAATCCGCATAAGGGGGTAACAAAATGA
- a CDS encoding ABC transporter ATP-binding protein, producing the protein MLQVQDLQVTYPTPQGKAYAVNGINLEVAAGETVGIVGESGCGKSSLARAVMRLLEPSAGRIVIGDVDVTSLPKRKLRPLRQRIQMVFQDPAASLDPRFTVGQLIGEPLTLTEKHRATRDKRVLALMDDVGLPVALFDRFPHQLSGGQRQRVAIARAIAPRPDIIVLDEPVSALDVSLQAQVLNLLVDLQQQYRMAYLFVSHDIGVVQHMADRIAVMYLGRIVEIAPYADIMESPQHPYTQALLQAIPVMDPRRSRIADKQILTGDVPSPLTIPSGCAFHTRCRFATDRCRRSVPPLHSSGSDSLVACHLSAPSTESP; encoded by the coding sequence ATGTTACAGGTGCAAGATTTACAGGTGACCTACCCCACCCCGCAAGGCAAGGCGTATGCCGTCAATGGCATCAACCTTGAGGTTGCAGCGGGCGAAACGGTCGGTATTGTCGGTGAATCCGGCTGTGGCAAATCCTCATTGGCTCGCGCCGTGATGCGGCTGTTGGAACCGAGTGCCGGGCGCATTGTGATCGGTGACGTGGACGTAACCTCACTCCCGAAACGCAAACTGCGCCCGTTGCGTCAACGCATTCAGATGGTGTTCCAAGATCCGGCTGCATCCCTCGATCCGCGTTTCACGGTGGGACAACTGATTGGCGAGCCGTTAACGCTGACGGAAAAACACCGGGCTACGCGCGATAAACGCGTGCTGGCATTGATGGATGACGTCGGGTTACCCGTTGCGCTGTTCGACCGTTTCCCACACCAGCTTTCCGGCGGGCAGCGTCAGCGGGTCGCCATTGCACGCGCCATCGCACCCCGTCCGGACATCATTGTGCTGGATGAGCCGGTCTCCGCACTGGATGTCTCGTTGCAGGCGCAGGTATTGAATTTGCTGGTGGATTTGCAGCAGCAATACCGTATGGCATACCTGTTTGTCAGCCATGATATCGGTGTGGTGCAGCACATGGCGGACCGGATCGCGGTGATGTATTTGGGACGCATTGTGGAAATAGCGCCTTATGCCGACATTATGGAATCACCGCAGCATCCTTACACTCAGGCATTACTTCAGGCGATCCCGGTGATGGACCCGCGCCGTTCACGCATTGCCGATAAACAGATACTCACCGGGGATGTACCCAGTCCGCTCACTATCCCCAGCGGGTGTGCGTTCCATACCCGCTGCCGTTTTGCGACCGATCGCTGTCGCCGCAGCGTGCCACCCTTGCATTCCAGCGGTTCGGATTCTCTCGTTGCTTGTCATTTATCCGCACCGTCAACAGAAAGCCCGTGA
- a CDS encoding isochorismatase family protein — protein MYDKLLTVSDAAKMLGISASTLRRLEDNGEVKTYGLKVVYTPGGQRRYLANEIQRVFSQTGFAHKIGFGSKAAILVRDVTYAYMDSGSTLAIDTPFDKAGLHRLLTMAAQRGLPTVFTRTVYRPEHPFSWLWGKKYPFITTLTEDAYLNRIDEALGDALFERNHSTCYVSDFYGHDLAAWLKQQGIDTLILGGVTASGSIRATAIEAFQMGFHVMLPREVIGDRSQSLLDFTLLDLNARYADVLSLEEVSDWLATLPMAVSESTTRHRQPDALSE, from the coding sequence ATGTACGATAAATTATTGACGGTTTCTGATGCGGCTAAAATGCTGGGTATCTCCGCCAGCACGCTGCGTCGGCTGGAAGATAACGGGGAAGTCAAAACCTATGGGCTGAAGGTGGTTTACACCCCCGGCGGCCAGCGCCGTTACCTTGCCAACGAGATTCAGCGTGTTTTCTCACAGACCGGTTTTGCCCACAAAATCGGCTTTGGTTCCAAAGCGGCAATTTTGGTGCGGGATGTGACCTATGCCTATATGGATTCTGGTTCGACGTTGGCCATTGATACCCCGTTTGATAAAGCGGGGCTACATCGATTACTGACCATGGCGGCACAGCGTGGGTTACCGACGGTGTTCACCCGCACGGTTTATCGGCCAGAGCATCCCTTTTCCTGGCTGTGGGGTAAAAAATACCCGTTTATTACCACGCTGACCGAAGATGCCTACCTGAACCGCATTGATGAAGCGCTGGGCGATGCGCTCTTTGAACGTAATCATTCCACCTGCTATGTGTCCGATTTTTATGGTCATGATTTGGCGGCGTGGCTGAAGCAACAGGGCATCGACACCCTTATTTTGGGCGGCGTGACCGCCAGCGGCAGTATTCGTGCCACCGCTATTGAAGCGTTCCAGATGGGGTTCCATGTGATGTTGCCGCGCGAAGTGATTGGGGATCGCAGCCAGTCGTTGCTGGATTTCACCCTGTTGGATCTCAATGCGCGCTATGCCGATGTGCTAAGCCTTGAAGAAGTATCCGATTGGCTGGCAACCTTGCCGATGGCGGTGAGCGAGTCAACGACCCGTCACCGCCAGCCTGATGCACTGAGTGAATAA
- a CDS encoding tripartite tricarboxylate transporter permease, with product MIPDVWQGLFHGLSIALLPNNLFYCFCGALFGTLVGVLPGVGPLVTIALLLPFTFTLEPTSALIMLAGIYYGAQYGGSTTSILLNMPGETSSVITCLDGHAMAKQGRAGPALAIAALGSFFAGTLATFVIGFFSPSLASMAIRFGPADYFSLLVLGLIGAVVLAQGSLLKAITMVVVGLLLGLVGTDINSGELRFTFGIPELADGIDFVPLAMGVFGIGEIIRVLVQQEKSGGTVIEHGKLMPSAQDIRQASPAVLRGSLLGSVLRLLPGGGAALASFAAYTVEKKLAKDPSRFGKGAIEGVAAPESANNAAAQTSFIPLLTLGLPSNAIMALMVGAMMIHGINPGPRIMQSEPDLFWGMVASMWVGNAMLLVLNLPMVGVWVRLLKIPYRLFYRAIVLFSCVGIYSVSNNPFDLFLAALFALLGYTLAMLRFELAPLLLGFILGPMMEENLRRALIISRGDFGIFVHEPISLGLLIASGLLLLITLAPMVRLGRDKIFVE from the coding sequence ATGATCCCAGATGTATGGCAGGGGTTGTTCCACGGCCTGTCGATAGCCCTGTTACCAAACAACCTGTTCTATTGCTTTTGCGGCGCGCTGTTTGGCACGTTGGTGGGCGTCTTGCCCGGCGTCGGGCCGCTGGTTACCATCGCGCTGCTGTTGCCGTTTACCTTCACGCTGGAGCCAACCAGTGCACTGATCATGTTGGCGGGTATCTATTACGGTGCACAATATGGCGGTTCTACCACGTCGATTCTACTGAATATGCCGGGTGAAACCTCTTCGGTGATCACCTGTCTGGACGGGCACGCTATGGCGAAACAGGGCCGTGCTGGTCCCGCACTGGCGATTGCCGCGTTGGGGTCATTCTTTGCCGGAACCCTGGCGACCTTTGTTATTGGCTTTTTCTCCCCGTCGCTTGCCAGCATGGCCATTCGCTTCGGGCCGGCAGATTATTTTTCACTGCTGGTGTTAGGCCTCATTGGCGCGGTGGTTCTGGCACAAGGCTCACTGCTAAAAGCCATCACCATGGTAGTGGTTGGACTGCTGCTGGGATTGGTGGGCACCGACATTAACTCTGGCGAACTACGCTTCACCTTTGGCATTCCCGAACTCGCTGACGGCATCGATTTTGTGCCGCTGGCAATGGGTGTGTTTGGTATTGGTGAAATTATCCGCGTGTTAGTACAGCAGGAAAAAAGCGGCGGTACGGTGATTGAACACGGTAAATTGATGCCAAGCGCGCAGGATATCCGCCAGGCCTCTCCCGCCGTTTTACGCGGTTCCTTACTGGGGTCAGTGCTCAGACTGCTGCCGGGCGGCGGAGCCGCACTCGCCTCTTTTGCTGCATATACCGTGGAAAAGAAGTTGGCAAAAGACCCTTCCCGGTTTGGTAAAGGGGCTATCGAAGGGGTTGCTGCGCCGGAATCCGCCAACAACGCAGCGGCGCAAACCTCGTTTATTCCGCTGCTCACGCTGGGATTACCATCAAACGCCATTATGGCCCTGATGGTAGGCGCCATGATGATCCACGGTATTAACCCCGGCCCGCGTATTATGCAGAGCGAACCTGACCTGTTCTGGGGAATGGTGGCGAGCATGTGGGTAGGGAACGCAATGCTGCTGGTGCTCAACTTGCCGATGGTCGGTGTGTGGGTTCGTCTGTTAAAAATACCTTATCGCTTGTTTTATCGGGCCATTGTGCTGTTTAGCTGCGTCGGCATTTACAGCGTCTCCAATAATCCGTTCGACCTGTTTTTGGCCGCCCTGTTTGCCTTATTAGGGTATACCCTGGCGATGCTGCGCTTTGAGCTTGCACCGCTGCTGTTAGGCTTTATTCTCGGACCGATGATGGAAGAGAATTTACGCCGGGCGCTGATCATTTCACGCGGAGATTTCGGTATTTTCGTGCATGAGCCCATCAGCTTAGGCTTATTGATTGCCTCGGGATTACTGCTGTTGATAACGCTGGCACCGATGGTGCGTTTGGGACGGGATAAAATCTTCGTTGAGTAA
- a CDS encoding ABC transporter ATP-binding protein, with product MTAPLLQVQDLRVAFSAHHAAPQRVVHGISFDLFAGQTLALVGESGCGKSVTGLTLMGLLPEAHSSGHVLLGGTDILHTTPRQRRQRGGPALAMVFQDPMSALNPVLTIGSQLVEAILAASSLSQREAKTRALDLLLQVRIPEPERRFNEYPHKLSGGMRQRVVIALALAARPAVLIADEQTTALDVTIQAQILQLLVSLKDELDMSLLLITHDLGVIAETADRVAVMRHGVIVEEQDVFSFFDGPRHPYSRQLLLARPQPRARHGTRPRLHSINDVRNTEEAA from the coding sequence ATGACCGCACCGCTGCTTCAGGTTCAGGATCTCAGGGTTGCGTTTTCGGCCCATCATGCGGCACCGCAGCGCGTGGTGCACGGTATCAGTTTCGATCTTTTCGCTGGTCAAACGTTGGCACTGGTGGGGGAATCCGGCTGTGGTAAAAGCGTGACCGGCCTGACGTTGATGGGGCTATTGCCCGAGGCGCACAGCAGCGGACACGTCTTGCTGGGTGGCACCGATATTTTGCATACCACGCCGCGCCAGCGCCGTCAGCGCGGTGGCCCGGCATTGGCAATGGTATTTCAAGACCCGATGAGCGCGTTGAACCCGGTATTAACCATTGGCAGTCAGTTGGTTGAGGCAATCCTGGCCGCCAGTTCACTTTCCCAGCGCGAGGCCAAGACGCGCGCACTCGATCTGCTGCTGCAAGTGCGAATTCCAGAACCCGAACGCCGTTTTAACGAATATCCGCACAAGCTCTCTGGCGGGATGCGCCAGCGGGTGGTTATCGCACTGGCACTGGCTGCGCGTCCGGCCGTATTGATTGCCGATGAGCAGACCACCGCACTGGATGTCACCATTCAGGCCCAGATACTGCAACTGCTGGTGAGCCTTAAAGACGAACTGGACATGTCCCTGTTGCTGATTACCCACGATCTGGGCGTGATCGCCGAAACGGCCGACCGCGTCGCCGTGATGCGCCACGGCGTCATCGTTGAAGAGCAGGATGTGTTTTCCTTTTTTGATGGCCCACGCCACCCCTATAGCCGCCAGTTGCTGTTGGCGCGCCCCCAACCGCGTGCGCGTCACGGCACAAGGCCACGCCTCCACAGCATCAATGATGTCCGCAACACCGAGGAGGCAGCGTAA
- a CDS encoding ketopantoate reductase family protein, translating to MAPHIAVVGAGAVGGFIGARLAAAGENVTLIDRWREHVDATRRNGLRIDGAVPQDNAIVPVRILADDEIDSLKALPPLDIVFISVKSYDTRWAAEVVLPYLHADAVVISAQNGCNEATLAEIVGAPRTAGLIAARIGVELSAPGVIRRRVVRGSPGIDVFRLGELDGQRSARIETLATLLRQVDSVAVIDNLAGERWSKLAVNAMRNGVSAATGLTIDALDSHPQLRRFSIEVAGEAVRVGQRLGYSLTALGVIPAALFAAAADGSATAFAEIEQRLIDAVQRGAAGQRPSMGQNIVKGRRTEIDEIYGLVIQRAAELGIPVPANQTVYDRVRAIENGTLTPAPENLLGAVE from the coding sequence ATGGCGCCCCACATTGCCGTTGTCGGTGCCGGCGCGGTGGGTGGGTTCATTGGTGCGCGTCTGGCCGCGGCGGGAGAAAACGTGACGCTTATCGACCGCTGGCGGGAACACGTAGACGCGACACGGCGCAACGGCCTGCGCATTGACGGTGCCGTGCCGCAGGATAACGCCATCGTACCGGTACGAATTCTGGCCGACGACGAGATTGACAGTCTGAAGGCACTGCCGCCACTCGATATCGTCTTCATCAGCGTGAAATCCTATGACACGCGCTGGGCTGCCGAAGTCGTGTTGCCCTATCTTCACGCGGATGCCGTGGTTATCTCGGCACAAAATGGCTGCAACGAGGCGACGCTGGCTGAGATTGTCGGCGCGCCGCGAACGGCTGGATTGATCGCCGCGCGCATCGGCGTTGAGCTCTCGGCGCCGGGGGTGATTCGCCGCCGCGTGGTACGGGGCAGCCCCGGTATTGATGTGTTTCGCCTCGGAGAATTGGACGGGCAGCGCAGTGCGCGTATCGAAACGCTGGCAACGTTGCTGCGGCAGGTGGATTCCGTCGCGGTGATTGATAATCTGGCTGGGGAGCGCTGGTCGAAACTGGCGGTCAATGCGATGCGCAATGGCGTTTCTGCTGCCACGGGATTGACCATTGATGCGTTGGACAGCCACCCGCAACTGCGGCGTTTTTCCATCGAGGTGGCGGGCGAGGCGGTGCGCGTCGGGCAACGGTTAGGCTACTCACTGACGGCGCTCGGTGTCATTCCCGCCGCACTATTTGCCGCCGCCGCAGACGGCAGTGCGACCGCGTTTGCGGAGATCGAACAGCGCCTGATCGATGCGGTGCAGCGCGGCGCAGCCGGACAACGGCCGTCCATGGGTCAGAATATTGTGAAAGGTCGCCGCACGGAAATCGATGAGATCTACGGACTGGTTATTCAACGTGCCGCAGAACTCGGCATCCCGGTTCCGGCAAACCAAACGGTGTATGACCGGGTGCGTGCCATTGAAAATGGTACGCTCACGCCCGCACCGGAAAATCTCTTGGGTGCCGTAGAGTAA
- a CDS encoding ABC transporter permease codes for MMHYLFRRLAQVSIVAGLVILGNFILLKSVPGDLADVIAGESGAATPEYMEMLRAQFGLDRSGFEQLTTYFSQIAHFDLGFSFRYHLPVQTLILERLPATLLLLGSSLLFSVIVGVILGCFAARYRHGLFDQGVTLFSAVVFAIPVFWFGLMGIVLFAVHFRWLPIGGMVTVGATPGTLGVAGDVAWHLIMPAITLGLSHLALYARVTRASMLEVYPLDFVRTARAKGISETAVTLRHILRNSLLPVVTLTGLQLGSLLGGAVVVETVCSWPGMGRLAFEAVSDRDINLLLSLFLCNSLLVVLSSLLIDILYGVLDPRIGLAS; via the coding sequence ATGATGCATTATCTATTTCGCCGGCTTGCACAGGTCAGTATTGTTGCCGGATTAGTGATATTGGGAAATTTTATTTTACTCAAATCGGTGCCAGGAGATTTGGCGGATGTTATTGCCGGAGAGTCTGGTGCAGCAACGCCAGAATATATGGAGATGTTGCGCGCACAATTTGGCCTCGACCGCTCCGGCTTTGAACAACTGACGACTTATTTTTCTCAGATAGCCCATTTCGATCTCGGGTTTTCGTTTCGTTATCACCTGCCAGTACAAACATTAATTCTGGAGCGACTGCCCGCCACGCTGCTGCTGCTGGGCAGCAGCCTGCTGTTTTCTGTGATAGTGGGTGTGATCCTCGGGTGTTTTGCCGCGCGCTATCGCCATGGCCTTTTCGATCAGGGTGTTACGCTGTTTTCCGCCGTCGTGTTTGCCATACCGGTGTTCTGGTTCGGCTTGATGGGCATTGTGCTGTTCGCCGTACATTTTCGTTGGCTGCCCATCGGTGGCATGGTCACCGTGGGTGCCACACCTGGCACGCTCGGGGTGGCTGGCGATGTCGCCTGGCATCTGATCATGCCTGCCATCACGCTGGGGTTATCACATTTAGCGCTGTATGCCCGCGTGACACGCGCCTCAATGCTGGAAGTGTATCCGCTCGATTTTGTGCGCACGGCGCGGGCGAAAGGCATCAGCGAGACGGCGGTGACCCTGCGCCACATTTTGCGCAACTCACTGTTGCCGGTGGTCACTCTTACCGGTTTACAGCTTGGCTCGTTGCTTGGCGGTGCCGTGGTGGTTGAAACCGTCTGCTCCTGGCCGGGTATGGGTAGACTGGCTTTCGAGGCGGTGTCCGATCGCGATATCAATCTGTTGCTCAGCCTGTTCCTCTGCAACTCGTTGTTGGTGGTTTTGAGCAGCCTGCTGATTGATATTCTGTACGGTGTGCTTGATCCACGCATTGGGTTGGCATCATGA